Proteins co-encoded in one Myotis daubentonii chromosome 8, mMyoDau2.1, whole genome shotgun sequence genomic window:
- the SERPINB13 gene encoding serpin B13 isoform X1, whose amino-acid sequence METLDAVTFGFNLFKELNRKNNGNIFFSPASILAAVGMLLLRTRGATATRLQKVPLSEKDTDSSRIKAEEKETEKTKEIHHQFQTFLSEISKPNNNYELKIANRLFGEKTYLFLQKYLDYVEKYYHASLEPVDFVNAADESRKKINSWVESQTHENIKDLFPDATLSSTTKLVLVNIVHFKGQWDREFKKEHTKEEEFWLDKDTSKPVQMMTQRESFSFTLLKDLQAQILGIPYKNSDLSMFVLLPNDIDGLEKIINEVSPEKLVEWTNPGQMEERTVDLHLPRFEVEDSYDLEAALGAMGLGDAFSELEADYSGASPRSGLHAQKFLHGSFVVVTEEGTQAAAGTGMGFAVTSAPSYETFHCNHPFLFFIRHNESNSVLFFGKFSSP is encoded by the exons ATGGAAACACTTGACGCAGTGACCTTTGggtttaatcttttcaaagagctGAATAGAAAAAACAATGGCAACATCTTCTTTTCCCCTGCGAGCATCTTAGCGGCTGTCGGCATGCTCCTCCTGCGGACCCGGGGAGCCACTGCCACCAGGCTGCAGAAG gtgcctctctctgaaaaagacaCAGATAGCTCAAGAATCAAAGCTGAAGAAAAAGAG acTGAGAAGACCAAAGAGATACACCATCAATTCCAAACATTTTTGAGTGAAATAAGCAAGCCCAATAATAATTATGAGCTGAAAATAGCCAACAGGCTATTTGGAGAGAAGACATACCTTTTCCTTCAA AAATACTTAGATTATGTTGAAAAATATTATCATGCTTCTCTGGAACCTGTTGATTTTGTAAATGCAGCAGATGAAAGTCGAAAGAAGATTAATTCCTGGGTTGAAAGCCAAACACATG AAAACATCAAGGACCTGTTTCCTGATGCCACTCTAAGCAGCACCACGAAGCTGGTGCTGGTGAACATTGTGCATTTTAAAGGGCAATGGGACAGGGAGTTTAAGAAAGAACATACCAAGGAGGAGGAATTTTGGCTGGATAAG GACACAAGTAAACCTGTGCAGATGATGACACAGCGTGAGTCCTTCAGCTTCACTCTCCTGAAGGACCTGCAGGCCCAAATTCTGGGGATTCCATATAAAAACAGTGACCTAAGCATGTTCGTGTTGCTGCCCAATGACATCGATGGTCTGGAGAAG ATTATAAATGAAGTAAGTCCTGAGAAATTAGTAGAGTGGACTAACCCAGGGCAGATGGAGGAAAGGACTGTGGATTTGCACTTGCCCCGATTTGAGGTGGAAGATAGTTATGACCTGGAGGCGGCGCTGGGCGCCATGGGGCTGGGGGATGCCTTCAGTGAGCTGGAGGCTGACTACTCAGGGGCGTCCCCACGCTCAGGGCTGCATGCCCAGAAGTTTCTGCACGGGTCCTTTGTGGTGGTGACTGAGGAAggcacccaggctgcagcaggcaCCGGGATGGGCTTTGCGGTCACATCAGCGCCCAGTTATGAAACTTTTCACTGCAATCATCCCTTCCTGTTCTTCATCCGGCACAACGAGTCCAACAGCGTCCTCTTCTTCGGCAAATTTTCCTCTCCTTAG
- the SERPINB13 gene encoding serpin B13 isoform X3, with protein METLDAVTFGFNLFKELNRKNNGNIFFSPASILAAVGMLLLRTRGATATRLQKVPLSEKDTDSSRIKAEEKETEKTKEIHHQFQTFLSEISKPNNNYELKIANRLFGEKTYLFLQKYLDYVEKYYHASLEPVDFVNAADESRKKINSWVESQTHENIKDLFPDATLSSTTKLVLVNIVHFKGQWDREFKKEHTKEEEFWLDKIINEVSPEKLVEWTNPGQMEERTVDLHLPRFEVEDSYDLEAALGAMGLGDAFSELEADYSGASPRSGLHAQKFLHGSFVVVTEEGTQAAAGTGMGFAVTSAPSYETFHCNHPFLFFIRHNESNSVLFFGKFSSP; from the exons ATGGAAACACTTGACGCAGTGACCTTTGggtttaatcttttcaaagagctGAATAGAAAAAACAATGGCAACATCTTCTTTTCCCCTGCGAGCATCTTAGCGGCTGTCGGCATGCTCCTCCTGCGGACCCGGGGAGCCACTGCCACCAGGCTGCAGAAG gtgcctctctctgaaaaagacaCAGATAGCTCAAGAATCAAAGCTGAAGAAAAAGAG acTGAGAAGACCAAAGAGATACACCATCAATTCCAAACATTTTTGAGTGAAATAAGCAAGCCCAATAATAATTATGAGCTGAAAATAGCCAACAGGCTATTTGGAGAGAAGACATACCTTTTCCTTCAA AAATACTTAGATTATGTTGAAAAATATTATCATGCTTCTCTGGAACCTGTTGATTTTGTAAATGCAGCAGATGAAAGTCGAAAGAAGATTAATTCCTGGGTTGAAAGCCAAACACATG AAAACATCAAGGACCTGTTTCCTGATGCCACTCTAAGCAGCACCACGAAGCTGGTGCTGGTGAACATTGTGCATTTTAAAGGGCAATGGGACAGGGAGTTTAAGAAAGAACATACCAAGGAGGAGGAATTTTGGCTGGATAAG ATTATAAATGAAGTAAGTCCTGAGAAATTAGTAGAGTGGACTAACCCAGGGCAGATGGAGGAAAGGACTGTGGATTTGCACTTGCCCCGATTTGAGGTGGAAGATAGTTATGACCTGGAGGCGGCGCTGGGCGCCATGGGGCTGGGGGATGCCTTCAGTGAGCTGGAGGCTGACTACTCAGGGGCGTCCCCACGCTCAGGGCTGCATGCCCAGAAGTTTCTGCACGGGTCCTTTGTGGTGGTGACTGAGGAAggcacccaggctgcagcaggcaCCGGGATGGGCTTTGCGGTCACATCAGCGCCCAGTTATGAAACTTTTCACTGCAATCATCCCTTCCTGTTCTTCATCCGGCACAACGAGTCCAACAGCGTCCTCTTCTTCGGCAAATTTTCCTCTCCTTAG
- the SERPINB13 gene encoding serpin B13 isoform X2: METLDAVTFGFNLFKELNRKNNGNIFFSPASILAAVGMLLLRTRGATATRLQKVPLSEKDTDSSRIKAEEKEKYLDYVEKYYHASLEPVDFVNAADESRKKINSWVESQTHENIKDLFPDATLSSTTKLVLVNIVHFKGQWDREFKKEHTKEEEFWLDKDTSKPVQMMTQRESFSFTLLKDLQAQILGIPYKNSDLSMFVLLPNDIDGLEKIINEVSPEKLVEWTNPGQMEERTVDLHLPRFEVEDSYDLEAALGAMGLGDAFSELEADYSGASPRSGLHAQKFLHGSFVVVTEEGTQAAAGTGMGFAVTSAPSYETFHCNHPFLFFIRHNESNSVLFFGKFSSP, translated from the exons ATGGAAACACTTGACGCAGTGACCTTTGggtttaatcttttcaaagagctGAATAGAAAAAACAATGGCAACATCTTCTTTTCCCCTGCGAGCATCTTAGCGGCTGTCGGCATGCTCCTCCTGCGGACCCGGGGAGCCACTGCCACCAGGCTGCAGAAG gtgcctctctctgaaaaagacaCAGATAGCTCAAGAATCAAAGCTGAAGAAAAAGAG AAATACTTAGATTATGTTGAAAAATATTATCATGCTTCTCTGGAACCTGTTGATTTTGTAAATGCAGCAGATGAAAGTCGAAAGAAGATTAATTCCTGGGTTGAAAGCCAAACACATG AAAACATCAAGGACCTGTTTCCTGATGCCACTCTAAGCAGCACCACGAAGCTGGTGCTGGTGAACATTGTGCATTTTAAAGGGCAATGGGACAGGGAGTTTAAGAAAGAACATACCAAGGAGGAGGAATTTTGGCTGGATAAG GACACAAGTAAACCTGTGCAGATGATGACACAGCGTGAGTCCTTCAGCTTCACTCTCCTGAAGGACCTGCAGGCCCAAATTCTGGGGATTCCATATAAAAACAGTGACCTAAGCATGTTCGTGTTGCTGCCCAATGACATCGATGGTCTGGAGAAG ATTATAAATGAAGTAAGTCCTGAGAAATTAGTAGAGTGGACTAACCCAGGGCAGATGGAGGAAAGGACTGTGGATTTGCACTTGCCCCGATTTGAGGTGGAAGATAGTTATGACCTGGAGGCGGCGCTGGGCGCCATGGGGCTGGGGGATGCCTTCAGTGAGCTGGAGGCTGACTACTCAGGGGCGTCCCCACGCTCAGGGCTGCATGCCCAGAAGTTTCTGCACGGGTCCTTTGTGGTGGTGACTGAGGAAggcacccaggctgcagcaggcaCCGGGATGGGCTTTGCGGTCACATCAGCGCCCAGTTATGAAACTTTTCACTGCAATCATCCCTTCCTGTTCTTCATCCGGCACAACGAGTCCAACAGCGTCCTCTTCTTCGGCAAATTTTCCTCTCCTTAG
- the SERPINB13 gene encoding serpin B13 isoform X4, translating into MSRGENIKDLFPDATLSSTTKLVLVNIVHFKGQWDREFKKEHTKEEEFWLDKDTSKPVQMMTQRESFSFTLLKDLQAQILGIPYKNSDLSMFVLLPNDIDGLEKIINEVSPEKLVEWTNPGQMEERTVDLHLPRFEVEDSYDLEAALGAMGLGDAFSELEADYSGASPRSGLHAQKFLHGSFVVVTEEGTQAAAGTGMGFAVTSAPSYETFHCNHPFLFFIRHNESNSVLFFGKFSSP; encoded by the exons ATGAGTAGAGGAG AAAACATCAAGGACCTGTTTCCTGATGCCACTCTAAGCAGCACCACGAAGCTGGTGCTGGTGAACATTGTGCATTTTAAAGGGCAATGGGACAGGGAGTTTAAGAAAGAACATACCAAGGAGGAGGAATTTTGGCTGGATAAG GACACAAGTAAACCTGTGCAGATGATGACACAGCGTGAGTCCTTCAGCTTCACTCTCCTGAAGGACCTGCAGGCCCAAATTCTGGGGATTCCATATAAAAACAGTGACCTAAGCATGTTCGTGTTGCTGCCCAATGACATCGATGGTCTGGAGAAG ATTATAAATGAAGTAAGTCCTGAGAAATTAGTAGAGTGGACTAACCCAGGGCAGATGGAGGAAAGGACTGTGGATTTGCACTTGCCCCGATTTGAGGTGGAAGATAGTTATGACCTGGAGGCGGCGCTGGGCGCCATGGGGCTGGGGGATGCCTTCAGTGAGCTGGAGGCTGACTACTCAGGGGCGTCCCCACGCTCAGGGCTGCATGCCCAGAAGTTTCTGCACGGGTCCTTTGTGGTGGTGACTGAGGAAggcacccaggctgcagcaggcaCCGGGATGGGCTTTGCGGTCACATCAGCGCCCAGTTATGAAACTTTTCACTGCAATCATCCCTTCCTGTTCTTCATCCGGCACAACGAGTCCAACAGCGTCCTCTTCTTCGGCAAATTTTCCTCTCCTTAG